Proteins encoded together in one Diabrotica undecimpunctata isolate CICGRU chromosome 3, icDiaUnde3, whole genome shotgun sequence window:
- the LOC140436143 gene encoding uncharacterized protein, producing the protein MLIPLLFSVVLDEAVKKAKEKMRKFPLGYWKIKQTQLLFSKDMAMIKDNSENLEILNEELSKANMKIKADKTKIIFKPGTKKHDLRLNLIQLKHVDNYKYRRAIIEENGKQKINEKLKKTRKILNAMATTFLENRGIPKELKSVVVKTVARPTFMYSSETWTLTKRQKSRINAMEMRFLGKIENWKRIDKIRKKRLDKSYN; encoded by the coding sequence ATGCTGATCCCACTACTCTTCTCAGTAGTGCTGGATGAAGCAGTGAAAAAGGCCAAGGAAAAGATGAGAAAATTCCCACTAGGATACTGGAAAATAAAGCAAACACAACTACTATTTTCAAAGGACATGGCCATGATAAAAGATAACAGCGAAAATCTAGAAATATTAAATGAAGAATTATCAAAGGCAAACATGAAAATAAAGgcagataaaacaaaaataatatttaaacctGGGACAAAAAAACATGACTTAAGATTGAATTTAATACAGCTGAAACACGTAGATAACTACAAATACCGAAGAGCAATCATAGAAGAAAACGGTAaacagaaaataaatgaaaaattgaaaaaaaccaGAAAAATACTTAATGCAATGGCAACAACATTTCTCGAGAACAGGGGGATACCAAAGGAGCTAAAATCGGTAGTCGTTAAAACAGTAGCAAGGCCTACATTTATGTACAGTAGTGAGACTTGGACACTAACTAAGAGACAAAAATCAAGaatcaatgctatggaaatgaggttcctgggAAAAATAGAAAACTGGAAACGAATAGACAAAATCAGAAAGAAACGATTAGACAAATCCTATAACTAG